CTGCTCCGTACCGGCCTCAAGGCGATCCCCGCCGAACGGCTGTGGGTCAACCCCGACTGCGGCCTGAAGACCCGCGGCTGGCCGGAGACCCGGGCCTCGCTGGAGAACCTGGTGGCGGCGGCCCGTACGGTACGGGGCGAGCTGTCCCCGTCCTGACCCGGCCCACCGGCCAAGGGCCCTCACCGCTCTCGCGGTGAGGGCCCCCGGGCAGCCAGGAGCACGTCATGACCCCGGCCCGAGGAGCGACCGCGTGACCAGCCGCGTCACCTTCATCTCACCCGCGATGAACGCAAGCCTGCGCCGGGCCCGCTTCGACGACGGCCGGACCCCGCTCGACGACACCGGCGCGGCGCGGGCACGCGCGGCCGCCGGCACCCTGCCCCCGGCCGCCCGGGTGCTCACCTCGCCGGGCCTGCGCTGCCGGGAGACGGCCGGGGCTCTCGGTCTGCACGGCCCGGCGGTCCCGGAGTTGGCGGGACCGGACGTCGGCCGCTGGCGGGGCCGCACGCTCGACGAGGTGAGTGCCGCCGAGCCGGAGTCGCTGGGCCGCTGGCTCACGGACCCGGGCCACGCTCCGCACGGGGGCGAGTCGGTGCGGGAGTTCTGCGGCCGGATCGCCCGGTGGCTGACGGACGTCGAGGACCTGGACGGCCGTACGGTCGCCGTGGTCGAGCCGGAGGTCGTTCGCGCGGCTGTCCTGCACGCCCTCGGGATGCCCGAGGCGGCCTTCTGGCGTCTCGACGTCGCCCCGCTGACGGCGACGGAGCTCAGTGGGCGCGGCGGGCGCTGGAACCTGCGACTGGGGCGGCCCCTCGCGGCGCCGGACGCCGACTAGGGGCGGGCCGCCCGGGATCAGGGCTTGCCCTGCCGGTCCGGTCGACCCGGTGGCCGGGGAACGCGCAAGGGCCCGCGGACGGTTCCGCGGGCCCTTGCGCGTGAGCGCATGCCGGTCAGCCGGTCACGGCCGCCGCCGACGCCGGTGCCGCGGGGGCCGGCCGGGGGTTCAGCAGTCGCTCGGCCAGCTCGCCGAAGAGCAGCCCGAAGCCCGCCCACAGCGTGGCCTGCATGGCCAGTGCGGACAGCCGGAACCGCCACAGCACGGTGGCCGGGAAGTCCGCGGGGACCTCGTCGACGGCCGGCAGGAACGCGAACGCCAGGCCGATCACCAGGGCGAACGCGGCCACCGCGACGACGGTGGCGTACCAGTTGCCCAGTCTCGGGGCGAGTCGCCTGCCGAGGATGGTCGCGGCCACCGCGAGGAGGACGCTGAGCACCATCATCAGGAAGTACAGGGTGGTCCGCCTGCCGATGGTGTCGGGGTCGCCGACGGCGGGCGGGTTGGCCGGGTACTTCAGGAACGGCACGACATAGACGGCGAGCAGCGCGCAGCCGGACAGCAGCAGCGCGGTGGCCCGCGGCGAGAAGCGGCCGACGCGGCCGAGGGCGAAGCAGTGGGCGAGAGCGGCGATGCCGCCGAAGGAGACGCCGTAGATCAGGACACCGGTGGCGAGGCCGGCGGTGGACTGGAGGCTGCGGGAGACGAGTTCGACCTCGTGCTCGTGCCCGGAGGCGTGGGCCTCCTCGAAGCCGATCGCCCTGTCGACGCTCGGCTCACCGAGGACGTAGGCCACGATCAGCGCGAGGACGCCCGCGGCGAGGCCGGCGAGCATGCCTCGCACGAGCAGCTTCCGTACGGTTGCGGAGTTCATGGTTCTGTGGCTCCCCGGCGTCAGTGGCAGGGGAAACCGAGCAGGTGGCGGGCGTCGTGCACCCACTCGTGGACGTCCTCGCCGGAGACGACGGAGGTGGCGCCCTGCTCGGCGCCGACGAAGTACAGCAGGACCAGCATCAGGATGCCGAAGAAGACCGCCCAGGGGACGATCGCGCCGATCGGCAGCTTGGCGGGGAGAGCGGGGGTGTTGGCGGTCGGCTGGGCGACATGCTGCGCCATGGCAGGGCTCCTTCGGGAGTTCGCGTCCCATTTCGGTGGTGCACATGACGACGGCCACGGGTCTGACTCACCGCCCCTGCGAGAGGCGCGGCATACAGTGGCGCGACCGTGCCGGATTCCCACCGGCTTCCGTCGTACCGTCGTCGATATCGCCCTGACCGTACCGCTCGACCAGGACATGACCAATGGCGGGCGGGCTCGCGGGACCCCGCCCTGACCGAACCTTTACCTGAGACGAAAGCCGCGGAACGCCCCTTCCCCGACGGCCGGAAAGGATGCGGAGACGCAGGTCACAATGCGGGAGAGGGCAAGGTCACAGCCGTGCCCACTGCTGCTCCTTTGTCGATCTGACCTAGCATCCGAGCATGACGGTCCTGCCTGACGACGGGCTCTCGCTGGCCGCCGAGTTCCCTGACGCAACCCATGAGCAGTGGCAACACCTGGTGGAAGGTGTGCTGCGCAAGTCGGGCAAGGACGTCTCGGGCACGGCCGCGGAAGACGCCCTGTCCACTGCCCTGGAGGACGGGTTGCGCACCCGCCCTCTGTACAGCGCGCGTGACGCCGCGCCCGATGCCGGCCTGCCCGGGTTCGCCCCGTTCGTCCGCGGCGGTCGAGCCGAGGGCAACACGGCCGGCGGCTGGGACGTCCGGCAGCGGCACACGGCGCTCACGGACGGCGTGGTGCTCGCGGACCTGGAGAACGGCGTCACCTCGATCTGGCTGGTCCTCGGCGAGGGCGGCATCCCGGTGACGGAACTCGGCCGTGCCCTGGACGGCGTCTACCTCGACCTGGCCCCCGTCGTCCTCGACGCGGGCACCGAGGTGGAGCCCGCCGCGCGTGAGCTGCTGCGGCTGTACGAGGAGCGGGGCGTCGCCAAGGAGGCGGCGCGCGGCAACCTCGGCGCGGACCCGCTGGGCCACGAGGCCCGTACCGCGAAGTCCTCCGACTTCACCGCCGTCGCCGGGCTGGCGCGGCTGTGCGCCGAGGAGTACCCGGGGCTGCGGGCGCTGACCGTGGACGCGCTGCCGTACCACGAGGCCGGCGGCTCGGCGGCCCAGGAGCTGGGCGCTTCGCTGGCGACCGGCGTCGCGTATCTGCGGGAGCTCGACGCGGCCGGGCTGACGGTCGAACAGGCCGCCGCACAGCTGGAGTTCCGCTACGCCGCGACCGCCGACCAGTTCCTGACGATCGCCAAGCTGCGCGCCGCGCGCCGGCTGTGGGCGCGGGTGACCGAGGTGTGCGGGGCGTCGAGCGCTCAGGTGCAGCACGCCGTGACCTCGCCGGTGATGATGTCGCGCCGCGACCCCTGGGTGAACATGCTGCGCACGACGGTCGCCACGCTGGCCGCCGGCGTCGGCGGCGCCGAGTCCGTGACGGTGCTGCCCTTCGACCACGCGCTCGGCCTGCCGGACGCGTTCGCGCGGCGTATCGCCCGCAACACCTCGACCGTCCTCATCGAGGAGTCGCACCTGGCCCGGGTGATCGACCCGGCGGGCGGCTCCTGGTACGTGGAGCGGCTCACCGACGAACTGGCCGAGGCGGGCTGGGAGTTCTTCCAGCGCATCGAGCGGGCCGGCGGCCAGGCGGCCGCGCTGCGCTCCGGGCAGCTGGGCGAGGACCTCGCCGCCACCTGGGAGGCCCGCACCGGCAAGCTCGCCAGGCGCCGGGAGCCGATCACCGGCGTGAGCGAGTTCCCGAATCTCGCCGAGCAGCTCGTGGCGCGCGAGCCCGCACCCGAGGCCCGCTCCGGCGGCCTGCCCCGGGTCCGGCGCGACGAGGCGTACGAGGCGCTGCGCGCCCGCTCCGACGCCCACCTGGCCGCGACCGGCTCCCGGCCGCGGATCTTCCTGGCGGCGCTCGGTCCGGCCGCCGCGCACACCGCGCGCCTCACCTTCGCCTCGAACCTGTTCCAGGCGGGCGGCATCGAGCCGGTCACCGGCGGCACCTTCGCCGAGAGCGGCGCCACCGAGGTGTGCCTGTGCTCCAGCGACGCTCTCTACGAGGAGCAGGCCGAGTCCGTGGCCGCCGAGTTCAGGTCGGCGGGCGCGGCGCAGGTGTTCCTCGCCGGCCGCCCCGGGCAGTACACCGATGTCGACGCCTACGTCTTCGCGGGCTGTGACGCCGTCGCCGTGCTGTCCGCCACCCTCGACCGCATGGGAGTGTCCTGATGGGAATCCCCGACTTCTCCGGGATCGAGCTCGGGGAGCCGAGGACCGACGCCGGCGTCGACGAGTGGCGGAAGGCGGCCGGGACCGACGGGGCCTTCTGGGAGACCCCGGAGGGCATCGCGGTCAAGCCGCTGTACACCGGCCGTGACCTGGAGGGCCTGGACTTCCTCGGCACGTACCCGGGCATGGCGCCGTATCTGCGCGGCCCGTACCCGACGATGTACGTCAACCAGCCCTGGACGATCCGCCAGTACGCGGGCTTCTCGACCGCCGAGGAGTCCAACGCGTTCTACCGGCGCAATCTGGCGGCCGGCCAGAAGGGCCTGTCGGTCGCCTTCGACCTGCCCACGCACCGGGGTTACGACAGCGACCACCCGCGGGTGACGGGCGACGTCGGCATGGCGGGCGTCGCCATCGACTCGATCTACGACATGCGCCAGCTCTTCGACGGCATCCCGCTGGACCGGATGACCGTGTCGATGACGATGAACGGCGCCGTGCTGCCGGTGCTGGCGCTGTACATCGTGGCGGCGGAGGAACAGGGCGTCGCGCCCGAGAAGTTGGCCGGGACCATCCAGAACGACATCCTCAAGGAGTTCATGGTCCGCAACACCTACATCTATCCGCCGAAGCCGTCGATGCGGATCATCTCCGACATCTTCGCCTTCACCTCGCAGCGGATGCCGCGCTACAACTCGATCTCCATCTCCGGCTACCACATCCAGGAGGCCGGAGCGACGGCCGATCTGGAGCTGGCGTACACGCTCGCGGACGGCGTCGAGTACATCCGCGCGGGCCGTGAGGCCGGCCTGGACGTGGACGCGTTCGCGCCGCGCCTGTCGTTCTTCTGGGCGATCGGCATGAACTTCTTCATGGAGGTCGCCAAGCTGCGGGCGGCGCGCCTGCTGTGGGCGAAGCTGGTGAAGCAGTTCGACCCGAAGAACTCCAAGTCCCTCTCGCTGCGCACCCATTCGCAGACGTCGGGCTGGTCGCTGACCGCGCAGGACGTGTTCAACAACGTCACGCGTACGTGCGTCGAGGCGATGGCGGCGACGCAGGGCCACACGCAGTCGCTGCACACCAACGCCCTCGACGAGGCGCTCGCGCTGCCCACCGACTTCTCGGCCCGCATCGCGCGCAACACCCAGCTGCTGATCCAGCAGGAGTCGGGCACGACCCGGGTCATCGACCCGTGGGGCGGCAGCGCCTACGTGGAGAAGCTGACGTACGACCTCGCCCGCCGTGCCTGGCAGCACATTCAGGAGGTCGAGGCGGCGGGCGGCATGGCCAAGGCGATCGACGCCGGCATCCCCAAACTGCGCATCGAGGAGGCCGCGGCCCGCACCCAGGCCCGGATCGACTCCGGACGCCAGCCCGTCATCGGCGTCAACAAGTACCGCGTCGACAGCGACGAGCAGATCGACGTGCTCAAGGTCGACAACTCCTCCGTGCGCGCCCAGCAGATCGAGAAGCTGCGGCGGCTGCGGGCGGAGCGCGACGAGCAGGTCTGCCAGGACGCGCTGGACGCGCTCACCCGGGCCGCCGGCGGCGAGGGCAACCTGCTGGAGCTGGCGGTGAACGCGGCCCGCGCGAAGGCCACCGTCGGTGAGATCTCGGACGCCCTGGAGAAGGTGTACGGCCGGCACGCGAGCCAGATCCGTACCATCACCGGCGTGTACCGCAACGAAGCCGGGGAGTCGCCGTCCGTGGACCGCACCCGCACCCTCGTGTCCGACTTCGAGGAGTCCGAGGGGCGCCGCCCGCGCATCCTGGTCGCCAAGATGGGCCAGGACGGCCACGACCGCGGCCAGAAGGTGATCGCCACCGCGTTCGCCGACCTCGGCTTCGACGTGGATGTCGGCCCGCTGTTCCAGACGCCCGCCGAGGTGGCCCGCCAGGCCGTCGAGGCCGATGTGCACATCGTCGGGGTGTCGTCGCTGGCGGCCGGTCACCTCACCCTCGTACCGGCGCTCAAGGAGGCGCTGGCCGAGGAGGGCCGCGAGGACATCATGATCGTGGTCGGCGGTGTGATCCCGCCGCAGGACGTGCCGACGCTCATCGAGATGGGCGCGGCGGCGGTCTTCCCGCCCGGGACGGTGATCCCGGACGCCGCGTACGACCTCGTACGGCGGCTGGGGGCCGACCTCGGGCACGAGCTGTGATCGATCTCGACGCGTATGTGAAGGGCGTGCTCGACGGGAAGCGTGCGATCGTCGCGCGCGCCATCACGCTCGTCGAGTCCACCCGGCCGCAGCACCGGGTGCTGGCACAGCGGTTGCTCACCGAGCTGCTGCCGCACAGCGGCAGGGCGCGGCGGATCGGCGTGAGCGGGGTGCCGGGGGTCGGGAAGTCGACGTTCATCGACGCGTTCGGGACCATGCTCACGGGGCTCGGGTACCGGGTCGCGGTCCTGGCCGTGGACCCGTCGTCCAGCCGGACGGGCGGGTCGATCCTGGGTGACAAGACCCGGATGGAGCGACTGGCGGTGGACCCGGCGGCCTTCATCCGCCCCTCCCCCACGGCCGGCACGCTGGGCGGTGTCGCCAAGGCCACCCGTGAGTCGATCGTGGTGATGGAGGCGGCCGGCTACGACGTGATCCTGGTGGAGACGGTCGGTGTCGGCCAGTCGGAGACCGCGGTCGCGAACATGGTCGACTCCTTCCTGCTGCTGACGCTGGCCCGTACCGGCGACCAGCTCCAGGGCATCAAGAAGGGCGTCCTGGAACTGGCCGACGTGCTGGCCGTCAACAAGGCGGACGGCCCGCACGAGCGTGACGCCCGCGCCGCCGCTCGTGAACTGGCGGGCGCCCTGCGGCTGATGCACGGCAAGGACGCCGCCTGGACGCCGCCCGTCCTGCACTGCAGCGGGCGTGAGTCGATCGGCCTGGACACCGTCTGGGACCGGCTCGAACAGCACCGTACGCTGCTCGACTCGACCGGCCGGCTCGCCGCCAAGCGGCGTGAGCAGCAGATCGACTGGACCTGGACCATGGTCCGCGACGAGCTCCTGGGCCGCCTCCACGCGGACCCGTCGGTGCGGGAGGTCGCGCCGGGGCTCGAACAGCAGGTCAGGGACGGCGAGTTGACGGCGACGCTGGCCGCCGAGCGGATCCTCGCGGCCTTCGAGGGCGTACGTGATCAGCACACCGGGGTGTCGGAACCTCGCGGGGCCACCAGCCCCGACTCGTAGGCGAACACCACGAGTTGGGCCCGGTCGCGCGCCCCCAGCTTGGTCATCGCCCGGCTGATGTGGGTCTTGGCCGTGAACGGGCTGATCACCATGTGCGCGGCGATCTCCTCGTTGGTCAGTCCGCGTGCCGCGAGCGCCGTCACCTCGCGTTCGCGGCGGGTCAGCCCCTCCAGGCCGGGTGCGGTGGCCCGGTCCGGAGGGCGGGAGACGAACTCGCCGATGAGGGTGCGGGTGACGGCCGGGGACAGCAGCGCCTCGCCGCGGGCCACCACCTCGATCGCCTGGAGCAGGTCGGCCGGTTCGGTGTCCTTCAGCAGGAAGCCGCTGGCGCCGGCCCGCAGCGCCTCGAAGACGCACTCGTCGTGGCCGTAGTTGGTGAGGATCACCACGCGGACGGCGGCGAGGGCGGGGTCCGCGGCGATGCGGCGGGTCGCCTCGATGCCCGTCATCACCGGCATCTGTACGTCGATCAGCGCGATGTCGGGTATCTGCGCGCGGATCAGCGCGAGGCCACGTTCGCCGTCGCCCGCCTCGCCGACGACCTCGATGCCGTCCTCGGCGTCCAGCAGGGCCCGGAAGCCCGCCCGCATCAGCGCCTGGTCGTCGACGAGCGCCACCCTGATCACGTCGTCCGTCATCCCGCCTCCCCCAGTGGCAGCCGTGCCCGGACCGCGAAGCCGCCCTCCGCGCGCGGGGCGGCCTCCAGTGTGCCGCCGAGAGCCGTGACGCGCTCGCGCATACCGGTCAGGCCGATGCCGGCGGTGGGGGGACGGGTCGGGTCGGCGGTGCCGTCGTCCTCGACGCGTATCGTCAAGTCGCCTTCTTCATAAGTGAGTTGCACGCTCACCTTGGCCGGGCCCGCGTGCCGGGCCGCGTTGGTGAGCGCCTCCTGGACGATGCGGTACATGGCCCGGTCGACGGTCGCCGCGAGCGGCCGCTCGTCGCCGGTCACGGTCAGGTCGACCGCGAGTCCGGCGGCCCGTGCCCGCTCCACGAGCAGTGCGGGCGTGCCGGTCGCCTCGTCGGTGCGCAGCACCTCCAGCGTGGCGCGCAGTTCGCGCATGGCCTCGCCGCTCGCCTCCTGGATGGCGAGCAGGGCGGGCGGCACGTCCTCGCCGCGCTTGCGGGCGAGGTGCGCGGCGACGCCGGCCTGGAGCTTGACGATGGAGATGCTGTGGGTGAGGGAGTCGTGCAACTCCCGTGCGATGCGCAGGCGTTCCTCGCCCGCTCGGCGCAGCGCCGCTTCCTCGCGGGTGCGTTCGGCCTCCAGCGCGCGCTGCTCGGTCTGGCGCAGGTAGGCCTGCCAGTTGCGGTCGGCGAGGCCGGTCACGACGGCGCACAGGAACCATCCGGCGAGCAGCAGTGCCTCGCGGACGACGTCCGAGGCCGCGGAGCCGACCGTGACGTATCCGGCGAGGAAGACGCCGGCCGCCGCGGCGGCCGTGCCCCGGTGTCCGGTCCGGGCGGCGGTGTGCACGGCGCCCACGACGGGGAGGGCGAGGCTGCTCGCGGGCCCGGCGTGGACGACGTCGGCGAGCAGGCAGGCGGTGGTGATCGCGAGCACGGCGCGCGGGGCGGTGCGGTGTGCTGCCAGGGCCAGTGAACCGGCCGCGATCAGTACCCAGTCGACGGGCCCGGCACGGTCGTCGGCCACGGCGGCGAGCACGGTGATCGCGCCGGCCACGACCGCTACGGTCGCGTCGGCGAACCGCTCGCGTGTGATTCGTTGCCCGCTCATGCCCGCACATTAGACGGCGCCACCGGCAGGTACGTCAGCCCTGTGGACGGCTCCTGGACTACTCCCGGCGCAGTAGTGCGGCAAGCCGGGCCGCCCCGCCGGCGCAGCTCCGACTCCGTTCGCCGGTACGACGACCCGCACGGCCCCGGCGGCGCACGCTACTGCCCATGACCACACCCTTCCGTCACACCGAACCCCTGCCGCCCGCATCGGCCGCCGGCACCGTCGCCGAGGTGTACGCGCAGATCGCCCTCGACTTCGGCATCGCCGAGCCCTCGACCTTCGTGGTCCTGTCGTCCGCACCCGAACTCCTGGCTCCCGCCTGGGCGTTGCTGCGCGAGTCGCTCATCGCCGGTCCGGGCAGCCGGACCGGCAAGGAGCTGGTGGCGCTCGGGGTGTCGCTCGCCAACCGGTGCCCGTTCTGCGTGGACGCGCACACCGTGCTGCTGCACGCCACCGGCGACCACGCGCTCGCCGAGCGGGTGGCCCGCGGAGGGACCCCGCACGACGAGGAGCACGCGCGCCTGCTCGACTGGGGGCAGCGCACGCGCGTGCCCGGCGCCGACCTGGAGCCGTACCCGTTCCCGCGCGAGCACGCCCCCGCCTATCTCGGCACCGCGCTCACCTTCCACTTCATCAACCGGATCGCGTCGGCCCTGCTGACCGAGAACCTGCTCCCGGCGGGCGCCCAGCGCTTCCGGGCGGTACGGAGCATCGCGGGCCGCGCGCTGTCCCGGACGGTGCGCCGCACCGCCCGCCCCGGGCAGTCGCTGGCCCTGCTCGACGACATCGACGCCGGTGAGGCGCCCGCGTGGGCGCGCGGCACGCCCGTCGGGGTCGCTTACGCGTCGCTGCTCAGGGCGGCCATGAGCGGCGCGGGCCTGCTCGACGCCACGGATCACGACCTCGTGGAGGCGGCCCTCCAGGACTGGGACGGCACGCATCCGCCGCTCGGCCTGGCCGGGATCCCGGACCGCCGGGAGCGTCCCGGCGCGCGGCTGGCGCTGCTGGCCGCGCTGGCGCCGTACCGGATCACCGACGAGGACGTGGCGGCATGGCGCCGGCCGCAGCACTCGGACCACTGTCTGGTGCATCTCGTCGCGTACGGCGCCTTCATCGCCGTGGACCGTATCGAAAGCGCCTTTTCAGCCCAAATCACCCAGGAGGCTCTGTAATTGGCCCAGGGCACCACGTAATCGGGACCGGTCCGTAATGGCGTCGGCACGGAGCGAGTTGGCCCTTCCGCCTCACAGTGAGTCATGTGACACTGGCGTCCCGTCCGCAGTGCGGACTGCTTCCGCACCGTCCCCCACGAGAAGTGCGCCGTGCGTTCTCTTCCCTTGCCGCTTGCCCTCACCGCACGACTGTCGCCTGTCGTAGTGCTCGCCGCCGCGGGCTGGGCGCTGTCGTCGGGACCCGCCACGACGCCGGCCGCCGAGGACCGGACGGCGACACAGAAGACGGACGAGGACTCGCCGTCGGCCCCCGCGACCGCGGCGGCGTCGAAGACGTACGCCGCCGCCCCCTCGCCCTGCGGCAGCATGGGCTCGAAGTCGATAAAGGACCTCGTGCCCGGCGCCAAGACGGCCGGCAAGGAGATCCCGTCCTCCGACGCCAAGCTGCGCCGCACCTGCTCGTGGAACGCGCTCAAGGGCTTCGAATACCGCTGGCTGGACGTGTCCTTCGAGATCACGGCCTCGGACGAGGCGGCCGAGGAGTCCTACAAGGGGCGCGTCGCGGACAAGAGCGGCGGGGGCACCGTGCCCGGGGTCGGTGACGCGGGCTACTCCGTGGTGAACCTCAGCACCGACGACGGGCAGCAGACCCGCGAGGGCACGGTGCTGGTCCGCGCGTCCAACGCGCTGGTCTCCATCACCTACAGCGGAAGCGACTTCGAGTCGAAGAAGGCGCCCGGCACCGACGACATCAACAAGGGTGCGATCAAGGCGGCCAAGGAAGCGGTCGCCGCCCTGGAGGACGGCCAGAAGGGCTGACCGTCCTCCCCGGCTCGCCTCGTCAGGCGTCCGCGCGTTCCTTGCGGCCGCCCATCAGCACCACGTACAGCACGAGCGCGGTGCCCAGGCCCACCGCCCAGCCGTAGTCGGCGAGCGGCTTGAGGAACGGGATCAGTCCGTCGGCCGGGAACGGCCCGGTCTTCGAGCCGTCCGCGCCCACACCCGAGTACGAACCGCCTACCGCGAGGACGCCGCCGACGACGAAGGCGGCGATGGCACGCCAGTTCCAGCCCGAGGAGTACCAGTAGCGTCCACCGGGCGTGTACAGGTCGGCGAGGTGCAGGACCGTCCGGCGGACGATCCAGTAGTCGGCGATCAGGATGCCCGCGACCGTGCCGAGCAGGCCGCCGACCACGCCGAGCCAGGTGAAGATGTAGAACTCCGGGGTGGAGATCAGCTTCCACGGGAAGATCAGGATGCCGACGACGCCGGTGATCAGCGCGCCCGTACGGAAGTTGATGAGCTTCGGCGCCAGGTTCGCCAGGTCGTACGCCGGGGAGACCACGTTCGCCGCGATGTTCACGGAGATGGTCGCGATCAGCACCACGACGAGCGCGAAGAGCAGACCGAAGGCGCTGTCGGTCTTGGCGGCCAGGGCGACCGGGTCCCAGATGGCCTCGCCGTAGACCACCTCGGAGCCGGACGTGACCAGGACGGCCAGGATCGCGAAGAGCGTCATGGTCGTCGGCAGACCGAGGGACTGTCCCCAGGTCTGCGCCCGCTGACTGGCACCGAAGCGGGTGAAGTCGGGGATGTTCAGGGAGAGCGTCGCCCAGAAGCCGATCATCCCCATCAGGGACGGGAAGAAGACCGGCCAGAAGTCGGGGCCCCAGCCGAGCTTCGAGGGCTGGTCGAGCAGCGCGCCGAACCCGTCCGCCTTGACCGCGATCCAGACCAGCAGGACCAGCGCGCCGACGATCACGAAGGGCGCTGCCCAGTTCTCGAAGTGCCGCAGGAAGTCCATGCCGCGGTAGATGATGGCGATCTGCACGGCCCAGAACAGGATGAAGCAGAGCCACAGCGGCCACGGGTTGCCCGCGATCTGGCCGGCGTTCTCCCAGTGGCCCCCGGTGAGCTTGGAGCCGAGCGCGAAGATGCCGCTGCCGCCGATCCAGGTCTGGATGCCGAACCAGCCGCAGGCCACGGCCGCCCGGATCATGGCCGGGATGTTGGCGCCGCGCAGCCCGAAGGAGGCCCGCGCCAGTACCGGGAAGGGGATGCCGTACTTGGGCCCGGCGTGCCCGGTGGCCAGCATCGGCAGCAGCACGATGACGTTGGCCAGCGCGATGGTGAAGACGGCCTGCTTCCAGTCCATGCCGAGCGCGACCAGGCCGGAGGCCAGGGTCCAGCTGGGGATGCAGTGGGCCATCGAGATCCACAGGGCGGCGAAGTTGTACGTCGTCCACTTGCGCTCGGCGACCGGGACGGGACGCAGGTCCTCGTTGGCGAAGGGGCTGTCGGCGGGGTACGCCTGAGGGGCGAGCTCGATCCGGCCGCCGCTGTCGGCGGACTGGGATATCGGCGACCCCTTGGGGACTGTATTGGTCATGAGCAGGCCAATCGATCTTGGACGGGAACGGGAGAGGCCGTGCGGGGGCCGGCGGGGCGACGGGAACGGGCGGGTACGGTCCCGCGGGTGCGGGTGCGGGCCCACCCCTCCCCGGGGCCCCGCCACCCCTCCCCTCCCCGGGGCGGCGGGGAGGCCGGGACCGGTGGGGAGGGGGACAAGGGGTGGGGGGTCGGTGGAGCGGTGCCGTGGCGCGTGAACTCGCGCGGCGGCGTCAGGAGTTGACCGCGGGGATGACCGACGAGCCGTACGCGTCGATCACCGCTTCCTGCGCGTCGTGCATGTCGTAGACGGCGAACTGGTCGACGCCCAGCTCGCGCAGGGCGTTCAGCTTCTCGATGTGCTTCTCGACCGGGCCGATGAGGCAGAACCGGTCGACGATCTCGTCGGGCACGAACGCGGTGTCCGGGTTGTCGGCGCGCCCGTGGTGGGAGTAGTCGTAGCCCTCACGGGCCTTGATGTAGTCGGTGAGTTCGTCGGGGACGGCGGCGGAGTGCTCGCCGTACTTGGACACCAGGTCGGCCACGTGGTTGCCGACCATCCCGCCGAACCAGCGGCACTGCTCACGGGCATGGGCGAGCTTCTCGGGCGAGTCGTCCTCGGTGACGTACGCCGGGGCGGCCACGCAGATCTTCACCTCGGACGGGTCACGGCCGGCCGCGACCGCCGCGTCCTTCACGGCCTTGACCATGTACTCGGTCAGATAGAGGTCGGCGAGCTGGAGGATGAACCCGTCGGCCTCCTCACCGGTCATCTTCAGCGCCTTCGGACCGTACGCCGCCATCCAGACGGGGAGTTCGGCGCCGGGCTTGATCCACGGGAACCTGACGACCGTGCCGCCGCCGAGGTCGGCCTCCCGGCCGCTGCCGAGCGCCCGGATGACCTTCATGGCCTCGCTGATCCGGGCCAGGGTGTTGGGCTTGCGGCCGGCGACGCGCATGGCCGAGTCGCCGCGGCCGATGCCGCAGACCGTGCGGTTGCCGAACATGTCGTTGAGGGTGGCGAAGGTGGAGGCGGTCACCTCCCAGGTGCGGGTGCCCG
The DNA window shown above is from Streptomyces chartreusis and carries:
- a CDS encoding TIGR03842 family LLM class F420-dependent oxidoreductase — translated: MDFGLVLQTDPPASRVVSLMKRAERSGFTYGWTFDSAVLWQEPFVIYSQILANTQTLTVGPMVTNPGTRTWEVTASTFATLNDMFGNRTVCGIGRGDSAMRVAGRKPNTLARISEAMKVIRALGSGREADLGGGTVVRFPWIKPGAELPVWMAAYGPKALKMTGEEADGFILQLADLYLTEYMVKAVKDAAVAAGRDPSEVKICVAAPAYVTEDDSPEKLAHAREQCRWFGGMVGNHVADLVSKYGEHSAAVPDELTDYIKAREGYDYSHHGRADNPDTAFVPDEIVDRFCLIGPVEKHIEKLNALRELGVDQFAVYDMHDAQEAVIDAYGSSVIPAVNS